From Brachionichthys hirsutus isolate HB-005 chromosome 7, CSIRO-AGI_Bhir_v1, whole genome shotgun sequence, the proteins below share one genomic window:
- the anxa11a gene encoding annexin A11a isoform X2 yields the protein MSYPGYPNPAGAYPPQAGGYPPQAGGYPPQAGGYPPQAGGYPPQAGGYPPQSGGYPPQAGGYPPQAGGYPPQSGGYPPQAGGYPPQSGGYPPQAGGYPPQAGGYPPQSGGYPQAPPPGSWGGGPSGGYPSIGLGNVSNPGYNAGMPGGTMPQTQGYPGQPMPGYPRAPSPNPPMPGFGGAPAPMPGYPKVPSPNPSMPAYGGGAMPVVPPAKKGFRGTIKDFPGADTLRDVEVLRKAMKGFGTDEQAIIDLLGSRSNKQRVPLLRAYKTSYGKDLVKDLHSELSGDFRQLVMSTLKAPSEFDASELHSAIKGAGTDEACLIEILSSRSNAEIKEINRLFKQEYKKSLENSISGDTSGHFRRLLISLAQGNRDERVAVDISLAKQDAQALYAAGENKLGTDESKFNAILCARSKPHLRAVFLEYQRMCGRDIEKSISREMSGDLESGMLAVVKCIKNTPAYFAERLYKAMKGAGTKDRTLIRIMVSRSEVDMLDIRQEYVKNYGKSLYTHISGDTSGDYKKLLLKFCGGSD from the exons ATGAGCTACCCGGGATACCCCAATCCAGCAGGTGCATATCCACCCCAGGCTGGCGGCTACCCACCTCAGGCTGGCGGCTACCCACCCCAGGCTGGCGGCTACCCACCTCAGGCTGGCGGCTACCCACCTCAGGCTGGCGGCTACCCTCCGCAGTCGGGCGGCTACCCACCCCAGGCTGGCGGCTACCCACCCCAGGCTGGCGGCTACCCTCCGCAGTCGGGCGGCTACCCACCCCAGGCTGGCGGCTACCCTCCGCAGTCGGGCGGCTACCCACCCCAGGCTGGCGGCTACCCACCCCAGGCTGGCGGCTACCCTCCTCAGTCAGGTGGCTACCCACAGGCACCACCACCAG GCAGCTGGGGAGGCGGCCCTTCAGGTGGATATCCCTCCATTGGTCTTGGCAACGTATCCAACCCTGGATATAATGCTGGCATG CCAGGAGGGACCATGCCCCAAACACAAGGATACCCTGGTCAGCCAATGCCTGGCTATCCCCGTGCACCATCACCCAACCCACCGATGCCCGGCTTTGGAGGAGCACCAGCACCCATGCCAGGGTACCCGAAGGTTCCTTCGCCAAATCCATCCATGCCAGCCTATGGAGGAGGAGCTATGCCGGTGGTCCCACCTGCCAAA AAAGGATTCAGGGGAACAATCAAGGACTTTCCTGGAGCGGATACTCTCAGAGATGTCGAGGTCCTGAGGAAGGCAATGAAGGGCTTTG GAACTGATGAACAAGCCATCATCGACCTGCTCGGGAGTCGCTCCAACAAGCAGCGAGTTCCTTTGCTCCGAGCCTACAAAACCTCCTACGGGAAG GATTTGGTTAAGGACCTGCATTCAGAGCTGTCTGGGGATTTCAGGCAGCTGGTCATGTCCACACTGAAGGCCCCGTCTGAGTTTGATGCCTCTGAGCTCCACAGTGCCATAAAG GGAGCTGGAACCGATGAAGCTTGTCTGATAGAGATCCTGTCTTCTCGCTCCAACgctgaaataaaggaaataaaccGTCTTTTCAAACAAG AGTACAAGAAGTCCCTGGAGAATTCCATTAGCGGAGATACCTCTGGCCACTTCCGTCGACTCCTGATCTCTCTCGCCCAG gGCAATCGTGATGAAAGAGTAGCTGTCGACATTTCTCTGGCAAAACAAGATGCTCAG GCCCTGTATGCAGCTGGAGAAAATAAGCTGGGAACAGATGAGTCCAAGTTCAATGCTATTTTGTGTGCGAGGAGCAAACCCCATCTCAGAGCAG TGTTTCTTGAGTACCAGCGCATGTGTGGCAGAGATATCGAGAAGAGCATCAGCAGGGAAATGTCTGGAGACCTGGAGAGCGGCATGCTGGCTGTGG TGAAGTGCATTAAAAACACTCCTGCCTACTTTGCTGAGAGACTTTACAAGGCCATGAAG GGAGCTGGAACCAAAGACAGAACCCTAATCCGCATCATGGTCTCCCGCTCTGAGGTTGACATGCTCGATATCCGCCAGGAGTATGTCAAAAACTACGGCAAGTCGCTGTACACGCACATCTCT GGAGACACTTCAGGAGACTACAAGAAGCTCCTGCTGAAGTTCTGTGGGGGCAGCGACTAA
- the anxa11a gene encoding annexin A11a isoform X1, translating into MSYPGYPNPAGAYPPQAGGYPPQAGGYPPQAGGYPPQAGGYPPQAGGYPPQSGGYPPQAGGYPPQAGGYPPQSGGYPPQAGGYPPQSGGYPPQAGGYPPQAGGYPPQSGGYPQAPPPGSWGGGPSGGYPSIGLGNVSNPGYNAGMASQIPAGMAGFTLNPSLYAQAPGVYPPAPQPGGYGAPFPNQESYGLYPQPGGTMPQTQGYPGQPMPGYPRAPSPNPPMPGFGGAPAPMPGYPKVPSPNPSMPAYGGGAMPVVPPAKKGFRGTIKDFPGADTLRDVEVLRKAMKGFGTDEQAIIDLLGSRSNKQRVPLLRAYKTSYGKDLVKDLHSELSGDFRQLVMSTLKAPSEFDASELHSAIKGAGTDEACLIEILSSRSNAEIKEINRLFKQEYKKSLENSISGDTSGHFRRLLISLAQGNRDERVAVDISLAKQDAQALYAAGENKLGTDESKFNAILCARSKPHLRAVFLEYQRMCGRDIEKSISREMSGDLESGMLAVVKCIKNTPAYFAERLYKAMKGAGTKDRTLIRIMVSRSEVDMLDIRQEYVKNYGKSLYTHISGDTSGDYKKLLLKFCGGSD; encoded by the exons ATGAGCTACCCGGGATACCCCAATCCAGCAGGTGCATATCCACCCCAGGCTGGCGGCTACCCACCTCAGGCTGGCGGCTACCCACCCCAGGCTGGCGGCTACCCACCTCAGGCTGGCGGCTACCCACCTCAGGCTGGCGGCTACCCTCCGCAGTCGGGCGGCTACCCACCCCAGGCTGGCGGCTACCCACCCCAGGCTGGCGGCTACCCTCCGCAGTCGGGCGGCTACCCACCCCAGGCTGGCGGCTACCCTCCGCAGTCGGGCGGCTACCCACCCCAGGCTGGCGGCTACCCACCCCAGGCTGGCGGCTACCCTCCTCAGTCAGGTGGCTACCCACAGGCACCACCACCAG GCAGCTGGGGAGGCGGCCCTTCAGGTGGATATCCCTCCATTGGTCTTGGCAACGTATCCAACCCTGGATATAATGCTGGCATG GCCAGTCAGATTCCTGCAGGCATGGCTGGTTTTACTCTGAATCCATCCCTGTACGCCCAAGCTCCCGGGGTGTACCCACCTGCACCTCAGCCTGGTGGCTATGGTGCCCCCTTCCCTAACCAAGAGTCATATGGCCTGTACCCACAGCCAGGAGGGACCATGCCCCAAACACAAGGATACCCTGGTCAGCCAATGCCTGGCTATCCCCGTGCACCATCACCCAACCCACCGATGCCCGGCTTTGGAGGAGCACCAGCACCCATGCCAGGGTACCCGAAGGTTCCTTCGCCAAATCCATCCATGCCAGCCTATGGAGGAGGAGCTATGCCGGTGGTCCCACCTGCCAAA AAAGGATTCAGGGGAACAATCAAGGACTTTCCTGGAGCGGATACTCTCAGAGATGTCGAGGTCCTGAGGAAGGCAATGAAGGGCTTTG GAACTGATGAACAAGCCATCATCGACCTGCTCGGGAGTCGCTCCAACAAGCAGCGAGTTCCTTTGCTCCGAGCCTACAAAACCTCCTACGGGAAG GATTTGGTTAAGGACCTGCATTCAGAGCTGTCTGGGGATTTCAGGCAGCTGGTCATGTCCACACTGAAGGCCCCGTCTGAGTTTGATGCCTCTGAGCTCCACAGTGCCATAAAG GGAGCTGGAACCGATGAAGCTTGTCTGATAGAGATCCTGTCTTCTCGCTCCAACgctgaaataaaggaaataaaccGTCTTTTCAAACAAG AGTACAAGAAGTCCCTGGAGAATTCCATTAGCGGAGATACCTCTGGCCACTTCCGTCGACTCCTGATCTCTCTCGCCCAG gGCAATCGTGATGAAAGAGTAGCTGTCGACATTTCTCTGGCAAAACAAGATGCTCAG GCCCTGTATGCAGCTGGAGAAAATAAGCTGGGAACAGATGAGTCCAAGTTCAATGCTATTTTGTGTGCGAGGAGCAAACCCCATCTCAGAGCAG TGTTTCTTGAGTACCAGCGCATGTGTGGCAGAGATATCGAGAAGAGCATCAGCAGGGAAATGTCTGGAGACCTGGAGAGCGGCATGCTGGCTGTGG TGAAGTGCATTAAAAACACTCCTGCCTACTTTGCTGAGAGACTTTACAAGGCCATGAAG GGAGCTGGAACCAAAGACAGAACCCTAATCCGCATCATGGTCTCCCGCTCTGAGGTTGACATGCTCGATATCCGCCAGGAGTATGTCAAAAACTACGGCAAGTCGCTGTACACGCACATCTCT GGAGACACTTCAGGAGACTACAAGAAGCTCCTGCTGAAGTTCTGTGGGGGCAGCGACTAA